Proteins found in one Triticum urartu cultivar G1812 chromosome 4, Tu2.1, whole genome shotgun sequence genomic segment:
- the LOC125554634 gene encoding uncharacterized protein LOC125554634: MVRATGIDGKGELTGGATGRRPGTGRRPATAPGEAGDAARGDGEGAGDGTCSDEEEAGDGAMLGLTPEGHKQVAGPRTRPIYKETKRSTTSDVAQDEWGRKRHGSRGEASSVWRPESTKGYFRLGFVSVSPPFHTRLPLAAQATRNPSRRRMRSPTPYASLLNDAPPADLDGADADLDLCPDGGLCWPDDPLDTVIGCVSMLDDGFLEGLGLGCSPPRGRVGDGQDSGGALAGMKADADLGSLAEGRPLSLCDTGAPGGRKRSAFHVFDSKPEGLPPARARSLSCSTTTTSSSTASGARSLSPTPGGTEAPREPASKDDDLRWTLPRKPHHRRGVRRRAASWSLALPPQLMSAGAYDCNGDSNANDDKDKDYVLSHCKKGRRNGGPRQARRQQKKTEDKICTHCRVEDTPQWRTGPAGSGTLCNACGIRYKMGKLFPEYRPSTSPEFSSLEHSNRHRNVERIREKKKKMKVMAPEVPVSPDADDKVLLRVCKYER; the protein is encoded by the exons ATGGTCAGAGCGACAGGGATCGATGGGAAGGGGGAGCTCACTGGGGGCGCGACGGGGAGGAGGCCGGGgacggggaggaggccggcgacggcgccgGGGGAGGCCGGCGacgcggcgcggggcgacggggAGGGGGCCGGAGATGGCACATGCAGtgacgaggaggaggccggcgacggcgcAA TGCTCGGGCTCACCCCTGAAGGCCATAAACAGGTGGCCGGCCCACGTACGAGGCCCATCTACAAGGAAACGAAACGGAGCACAACTAGTGACGTGGCTCAAGATGAATGGGGGAGGAAGCGTCACGGCTCACGCGGCGAAGCTTCTAGCGTCTGGCGACCCGAGTCTACAAAGGGATATTTTCGCCTTGGTTTCGTTTCCGTTTCTCCTCCGTTTCATACTCGTTTGCCGTTAGCCGCCCAGGCGACacggaaccctagccgccgccgtaTGCGGAGCCCTACGCCGTACGCCTCCCTCCTCAATGACGCCCCTCCCGCCGACCTCGACGGTGCCGACGCCGACCTCGACCTCTGCCCCGACGGCGGCCTGTGCTGGCCGGACGACCCGCTAGACACGGTCATAGGCTGCGTGTCCATGCTCGACGACGGCTTCTTGGAGGGCCTCGGGCTGGGCTGCTCGCCGCCGCGGGGCCGCGTCGGCGACGGCCAAGACTCCGGGGGCGCGCTGGCGGGCATGAAGGCCGACGCGGACCTCGGTTCGCTGGCGGAGGGGAGACCTCTGTCTCTCTGTGACACCGGCGCCCCCGGCGGCCGGAAGAGGAGCGCGTTCCACGTGTTCGACAGTAAGCCGGAGGGGTTGCCGCCGGCGCGAGCGCGCTCGCTGTCGTGCAGCACGACGACAACTTCGTCGTCCACCGCGTCCGGGGCCCGCAGCCTCTCGCCCACGCCCGGCGGGACCGAGGCGCCGCGGGAGCCTGCCTCCAAGGATGATGACCTGCGTTGGACTTTGCCGAGGAAGCCGCACCACCGACGGGGCGTCCGCAGGCGCGCCGCCTCCTGGTCTTTGGCTCTCCCGCCCCAGCTCATGTCGGCTGGTGCCTATGACTGTAACGGTGACAGCAATGCCAACGACGACAAAGACAAAGACTACGTGCTCAGCCACTGCAAGAAAGGCCGTCGCAATGGTGGTCCACGCCAGGCCAGGCGGCAGCAGAAGAAAACCGAAGACAAGATTTGCACCCACTGCCGCGTGGAGGACACGCCGCAATGGCGGACCGGGCCGGCCGGGAGCGGCACGCTGTGCAATGCATGCGGCATCCGGTACAAGATGGGTAAGCTATTCCCGGAGTACCGCCCGTCGACGAGCCCAGAGTTCAGCAGCCTCGAGCACTCTAACCGCCACAGGAACGTGGAAAGAATcagggagaagaagaagaagatgaaggtGATGGCTCCTGAGGTGCCGGTGAGTCCAGACGCGGATGACAAAGTACTCCTTCGAGTCTGTAAATATGAAAGGTAG